In Desulfurispora thermophila DSM 16022, the genomic window CGGGCATGGTGTGCAGATTCACACCCGCACACCATGTCCGTTGCTCCCCACCAAACCTTTCAGCTTACTTTTGCATCATTTTATTGATATGCGCCAGAACCTGTTTGACCGCTTCGGGGTGACGCAAAACCAATATGCCGCCGCCGGCCTGCACAAAAGTGGTGGCGGTCATGGTCTCCCACAGAATAGCCCGGCGGTACTGATCGCCCCACTCGGGTGTTTCATCAGCGGTGGTCTTGGCTTCTTTGCTCTTCCAGGCCTCCTGACCAACAAAGCAGATTACCGGCATGGCCAGCATTTTATCACCGGTGAGGGCCCCGATGCGCGCCCGCTCCATGATGGAATAAGCATACTCAATACCGTAACCCAGAGCACCCACCAGCGGGTCGATGGCAATGCGGTTGGCCGCCAGACCCATTTCCGTAATCAAGATATTGAGCTGCTTGGCCAGGTTGATGTCCAGCGGACTGGAAGCAATGATGCTGTGCCCGTTGACCATGCAAGCAGCCGTTATGGTCTTGTAGTTGTTGGGGGTAGCGCAACCCAGCAAAGCTACTTTGCCGGCCAAAGCTTCGCCTACCGCCGTCATGATTTCGGCGTCTTTTTCTTCTACACCGCAACCAATCACAATCAAGGGCACATTGACCGCATCGGCCACCGCCTTGGCCACCTTGGCACAATCTTCCGGAGAGGCATTCTTATTGTCCGGATGGGCGCTGACAAGGCGCAAGCAGACCAGATCGGCACCGTACTCCACACACTTTTGCGCCCAGGCGGCCGGGTCGGACAGCACCCCGGAAAAGGCTGAAGCCAAGACATCAGGCCAATCAGTGGGCTCCATGTCCCACACTTCCAGTGCCACCACCGGGCGATTGGGCACCTCACCTTCGAAGAACAGGAAAGGCAGGGTGCTTTCACCACCAACCTTAACCACATTGGGTTCGGCACCCAGTACCATTTCATTCACTTTACTGGTCCATTTCTCTTTCACAATAGCAACGGCCATGACTTCCGCTCCTTTCTGTTAATTACACGGCAGGACTAAATAATACCCAGTTTGCGCATTATCCCATCAACGGCCTGCACTACAGGGGAATCATCGGGCAGGGAAACCAGCGGCTTTGAATGCAGGTCATACTCCCGCACCTGTTCATCCTGGGGAATGGTGCCAATTAACTGCAGCCCGGTCTTTTCAATCTCGTCCTGCAGCGCTTCCACAGTCCCGTCCGTAACCTTGCTTACAACCAGGTACATACTGCGAATATCCAGACGCAATGACTCCACCAGTTCTTTAATCCTTCCGGCCGAGCGGATACCGCGCGCGCTGGCGTCGCTGCTCACCAGAAGCACATCCACGTTTTGCGTGGTGCGCCGGCTCAAGTGCTCCAAGCCAGCTTCGTTATCCATCACCACGTACGGATAATTATTACTCAGTTCCTGCATAAAGCCCCGTACCAGGTTGTTGGCATAACAATAACACCCGGCCCCCTCCGGACCACCCATTACCAGCAGATCTACATCATCACCTTCGGCCAGGGAGTGGTGCACTTTGTAAGCCACATATTGGTCCTTGGTCATGCCGGCCGGCAGGGGTTCCAGGTTGTTATTAATCCGGTTT contains:
- a CDS encoding acetyl-CoA decarbonylase/synthase complex subunit delta — protein: MAVAIVKEKWTSKVNEMVLGAEPNVVKVGGESTLPFLFFEGEVPNRPVVALEVWDMEPTDWPDVLASAFSGVLSDPAAWAQKCVEYGADLVCLRLVSAHPDNKNASPEDCAKVAKAVADAVNVPLIVIGCGVEEKDAEIMTAVGEALAGKVALLGCATPNNYKTITAACMVNGHSIIASSPLDINLAKQLNILITEMGLAANRIAIDPLVGALGYGIEYAYSIMERARIGALTGDKMLAMPVICFVGQEAWKSKEAKTTADETPEWGDQYRRAILWETMTATTFVQAGGGILVLRHPEAVKQVLAHINKMMQK
- a CDS encoding AAA family ATPase, with the translated sequence MAFTIAIAGKGGTGKTTLASLLIRQIVKAGKGPVLAVDADANANLNEALGIEVEDTIAELLNRINNNLEPLPAGMTKDQYVAYKVHHSLAEGDDVDLLVMGGPEGAGCYCYANNLVRGFMQELSNNYPYVVMDNEAGLEHLSRRTTQNVDVLLVSSDASARGIRSAGRIKELVESLRLDIRSMYLVVSKVTDGTVEALQDEIEKTGLQLIGTIPQDEQVREYDLHSKPLVSLPDDSPVVQAVDGIMRKLGII